GCACCTCATCCACCCGAAGCTGAAGAATTTCCTACAGTTTGTAGGTTTGTGATAATAGTAATACTACTTTAATTATTATCAGCACTTGCACATGTTAGGACTTAATAATGGTGGATAACTAATTTCTTGGGACAATATCTAATTTGTGGTGAGATGATATCATTACATTGAAATTTTTGTTAAGGGAACATAGTATATCTGTaactatttttctaaaatatcttCCACaactgaaattttttattatgttggaGAGTCTCGCATCATCTACTTCAATACTTCAGATGCAACTTATATACTGGATTTGTTGGATTTGATCATTTGGAAAAATCAATATGACCTTTGTTCAACTACTACCTTCATTCAATCATCTTCAGATGATTCTGTTTTGACTTTGGTTTGGTAGTTGTAAACTTTTGGCTCACTTTCATTGCACATGTTGCTTCAAAATGCTTGAAAAGGAAGATCTTAAGCCCCCGTTGGGAACATATTTTGAGTTTCAGACTGAAAGTTTTGAAGAATGGTTCCCATttcattgttaaaaaaatttgacacttcATTCCCAACTTTTCCCGTGCATTCTTTTGTAGTAACATTAACACTTTCATTACatgtttctttaattatttgtcCCTATGTATTTTGCTTCAGTCCTATGAGGAATAGCTTGGAGGGCTAAGAGGAAATGCAGGAAAACTTATTCTCCCAAATCAGTATATAgtttaataatatttcactgattttatatttttatatctagACATATTTATATTACAGGaatctataaatttattaatattcttGCAGGCATCTAAACAAATTTGTTACTTTTTATTTcactgattttatatttttatatctagACAAATTTGTTACTCCTTATATcacctcttatttttttaatctaatggtTATAAAAAGTAATTCCTTGACAGCTAGGattatcaaacaaatataccTTTCCTTTCATAATTttgcatacatatataataaaaatctcatttttattgGTGGGCTATCTTTGATCTGAGCATTTTACACTTATTGGTGGCTTTAGTTTCTCTACGTGGTCCTCAATAGATTTTTAGTTGTGCCTTTATGTGTAGATTATAGCCCCAAGCGGCATATGAGGTGGATATCCTTTGGTATATAGTTGAGGTTAATTTCACTGCCACTGCCTACAAATCGACCAAATAGCATTGACCCTGCATTGAAAATGTCTGGTAGATTTGATAGTGAAATTGATATTGGTGTTCCTGATGAAGTTGGAAGACTTGAAGTCCTTCGCGTACATACCAAAAACATGAAGCTTTCAGATGCTGTAAATTCAGCATTCTTAACTTCCATTTCTGTTGGTggatttttgtgattttttctctatcaattttTGGTATGTCTAACTTACTGTACTGGTTCTCCTACTGTAGGTTGATCTAGAGAGAATTGCAAAAGATACTCATGGATATGTTGATGCTGACCTTACTGCCCTTTGCACTGAAGCTGCTCTTCAATGCATCAGGGAGAAGATGGATGTCATTGATTTGGAAGATGAGAGTATTGATGCTGAAGTGCTGAATTCTATGGCAGTTTCAAATGAGCATTTCCATACTGCTCTGGGAACAAGCAATCCATTTGCTTTACGAGAAACtgttagtagtttttttttattctttttaattcttttaaatttaaattattatttagctGGTGAGGCTTTCTGTCTTTGTTGTTCTTTCCCCTAATTAGCAATCTTTGTTGACAGGTTGTTGAGGTGCCTAAGGTCAGCGGGGAGGATATTGGAGGCCTTGAGAATGTCAAGCGTGAGCTGCAAGAGGTCTGCTATTCTTGGTTAAACATTTTTACTTAGTTTTATATCAATTTAATCTGAAAGGATTTTGCATTTATGTATGTAGACTGTTCAATATCCTGTGGAGCACCTAGAAAAATTTGAGAAGTTTGGTATGTCACCATTAAAAGGGGTTCTCTTCTATGGTCCTCCAGGATGTGGAAAAACTTTGTTGGCCAAAGCAATTGCTAATGAATGTCAAGCTAATTTCATCAGTGAGGGGCCCAGAATTGCTCACTATGTGGTTTGGTGAAAGTGAAGCCAATGTTCGAGAAATTTTTGACAAGGCCAGACAATCAGCTCCATGTGTCCTCTTTGATGAGCTTGATTCCATTGCTACTCAGGTCTATTTTTGTACTTCGCATCCATGCAGGCCAGGTTGAATTAAATTATGAGGCTGGGTTGAAAGGAATTGTATGATTTTGTTGCCAAATCTGTAGATGATTTAAGGAGATAATGTTACACGATGTTTTTCCTATGTCTAAGTTGGTTTTTCCTAGAAATATTCTAAAGTATCATCAACGCATGTTGCGTGCACCTGGGAGGCTAAGACAAACTCATCAAAACATTGTATCTCAAGAGAATAGtgcaccaccatttccatcaaAGAAGGATTTTGGAcgattttatcttattttattcaatttttttagttttattcataaattaatattaattttttttcatttttattgtattatatatatataatacaataaaaatgaaaattctaattaaaaaaaaaacaaaaataatttatattttcttaaagaacaaaatgtttgttatgtttaatatttttaatttagtttgtaACATAACTATCTTGTGCTTAAATATGtgcaaatttataatttttataacttagaagaaaaaaaaacaaaaaatacattttttattcctatcttgcaaaaaaaaaatctaatacttactaaataaataacaagACAACCCGGGAGGGTGTAGTAGTAAGATCAGCgaaataagaaataaacaaaatattatatataattgctATTTTACAATATACGTTGTATTGATCAAGTTAGTTTGATCTCGGAGAGTGAAAGAGAGTTTCATATTGTAATGTAGTTTTCTCTTTTTCGGATGAAAATGAAATCATCAAGAGGGTGTCTGTGTCACTTGATTACGATACTTAATGAGTTATAGTTAAATTGAAAACCCATGTTTTGGTAAACTGGATGTATAAAATAGGATATGTcaaatagtttttcttttttctggtgGGGTTTGAAAATCTTTATATAAAACGAATAAAGGGTTAgtcaccttttttctttttcagttaatgaataatgtttatatttttatcttgttgATTGCTTCCTGCATTTTTATttacatgatatattttttattttctgtgtattttagttatttctctttatatttatgggtgaaaacaaattatactctgaatttcttatttattgtaattgaaaatactCTATCAACTTTAATGCTGAGATTCACACGGGAGACACACCGGTAGTGCaatgaaaattagaaattttccttactttctctttttgtatttaattaattaattttgttattattattattattattattattattattattattattattattatgtgttgttgatttaactttagcaagtgtgtttattttttatcttattgacttttcaacttattatatatccttttttatgttttattttttaatcctctttttctttttcagttaattaataatgtttctatttttatcttgctGATTGCTTCCTGCATTTTTATGTACATAATATATTTCTGATTTTCTGtgtattttagttatttctctttatatttatgagtgaaaacaaattatactctgaatttcttatttattataattgaaaataCTCTACCAACTTTAATGTTGAGATTCACACGGAAGACAAATCACATCAGTAGTGCAATGAAAAGTAGAAATTTTccttactttctctttttgcatttaattaattaatttattttattattattattattattattattattattattattattattattatgtgttatcattattatttagttattattgtttgtttcatgttttttcaCGGGATTTTAAGACATTAGCGTTCCTCTCGTTtttcacttgaatttttttttggtggtgAAGTGAATGACAATGAGAAAAATCCCATAGGAATGGTGGTGAGACCTATTCTTTTGCattgtcttttaaatttaagttgttAAGATAGTGCAGTTAATAGAACATGaacatgaatttgaaattgataatttttctctcttattgcAAGTAATTAGAGAAAATAGTGTGGTCATTGTTgagatgtttgaaattcaaGTGTTTAAGTGTAAATTAACAATTGTTATGTGACCTGACAAATGTAAATATGgagtaatttatattataattgacaagttgtcatatatttataaaaaaaactatttgacttatttgaaatttcaattctcaatttaattacactttctttttactttttaacccttttagttttaaacatttattttgtttattatgtttGAGCCTTATGAGATTCATCTTAATATAGTTTGTCAATTTTGTcatctaaaacaatttttttgcatgaatatcaagtttttttaatcaagtgaTCTATTCGTATGCAGAGGTTTTAAATTCGCATAAACATCAACCTTTGAAGTCCCTAAATCAAGTGACCCATACGTATGCACGGTTTCAAATTCACATGAACATTAACCTTTGAAGTTTGATTAATCGAATGACCTGTGCGTATGCACGGGTTACTGactagtatcctttaaaaacTAAACCACTTGAGATCTCTCAACAATGATATAGTTTCATTGATCGATCTTCCAACGACCTTAACTGTAAATTTAACCGTGATCCCAaagtaaagtaatttttaattttataagaaatataagaaTTCGCTTTATGAACTTACCATTTCATGGTAAAGGATGTTTAGCTTTTGTGGTCTATTTAGTATTAGTGCCTTGAAACCAGAGTCTCCTATTTAGTATTAGTGCCTTGAAACCAGAGTCTCCTGTGAAAAGTACCTATAAAGAAAGTCATGTGATAAGGAAATATAGTTATTAATAATCCCTtggattatttaattttcaatttttcctaTCATTTTTAGGAGATTTTGAGtcaattgttataaaatttaactcATTAATTTTGCCttcaaataaatgaattttacaatttttagagtggaagatttttttttttaattttctaaactttaattatgattattatctattatttttactttctttgtaattttaggaaataaaaagaTGACTAAAAAGAGCCAACGAATCATTTTCTGCAATTTTAGGGATTATTGTCGGAGTTGAAGATGGATAAGGAAATGGGGGCGACTTGTACTCAAGGGGTGGTGCCAATGTAAATTTTCTGTgaatttgtgtgtttttttatattggcCTCTGCACGTTGGGATATTATATATACTCATAAGATTGGTCAATACGTGGGTGGGACTAGCAATTTGGTTTGGGAtggtatttttaattatgttttttttgctGGGAGATACGAAATCTGTAATAAGGAGCATTATTGGTTGGATTTTCTGGATTTCTTCTGTAATCTGTAATTATTTGGACTGGTTTTAACATACGTCAAAACTggtattcttctctttttcaaTAAAATGGTTTTTTGTTTTGCCTTTCAAAAATAAGATTGTGTTTGAAATCTTGTGAATCACCTTTGATCATGTAGAACGACACTAGActcttactttttaattaattactttgtgACTACCTGATACATTTTCCAAAGTCTCATCAATCATGCAATCAGAaaagatata
This genomic interval from Glycine max cultivar Williams 82 chromosome 5, Glycine_max_v4.0, whole genome shotgun sequence contains the following:
- the LOC100796045 gene encoding cell division cycle protein 48 homolog isoform X1, which encodes MSGRFDSEIDIGVPDEVGRLEVLRVHTKNMKLSDAVDLERIAKDTHGYVDADLTALCTEAALQCIREKMDVIDLEDESIDAEVLNSMAVSNEHFHTALGTSNPFALRETVVEVPKVSGEDIGGLENVKRELQEDVEKLCWPKQLLMNVKLISSVRGPELLTMWFGESEANVREIFDKARQSAPCVLFDELDSIATQVYFCTSHPCRPG
- the LOC100796045 gene encoding cell division cycle protein 48 homolog isoform X2 yields the protein MSGRFDSEIDIGVPDEVGRLEVLRVHTKNMKLSDAVDLERIAKDTHGYVDADLTALCTEAALQCIREKMDVIDLEDESIDAEVLNSMAVSNEHFHTALGTSNPFALRETVVEVPKVSGEDIGGLENVKRELQETVQYPVEHLEKFEKFGMSPLKGVLFYGPPGCGKTLLAKAIANECQANFISEGPRIAHYVVW